A window of Patescibacteria group bacterium genomic DNA:
GCCGCCGCCGAAGCCGCCATACCTACCGCAATTGTAGAGACAGGACATTTAAGGTGTTGTATGGTGTCGTATACCGCAAGTCCCGCGTAAGCAGACCCTCCGGGAGAATTTATGTATATTTTGATTTCCTTTTTGGAGTCTTCGTATTGCAAAAACAATAACTGCGCTATAACCGTGTTTGCAGTAATCATATCTATAACATCGGTTAAAAATATAATCCGCTCTTTTAAAAGTCTTGAATAAATATCATAACTCCTCTCAAAACCCCGCGGGTCTTTTTCTACCACTATAGGTACTAATTGATTAGTCATTTTTTTCCTCCGTCACCAACTCTAAGAGCTTTTGGATAGCCTTATTCTTTTTTAATATGCTTCTAATATACCATTTTTGGTTCTCGTTTGAAAGCGCCTCCTTTGTTTTTTCGTCTGGAGCGGCGTCTATGGTTTTTTTAATGTCTTCTTCGGAAACTTCTATTTTTTCCGTGTTGGCTACTTCGTTTAATAACAAATCCGCTTTTATATTATATTCCGCTATTTTAGAGTATCCGGATTTTAATGTTTCCACGGTTTTATTTTGCGATTTTAAATAGTCTTCTACGGTAATCCCAAGCCGCGCCGTTTGGTCTATTAAATTTGAAAACATATTGGTTACCTCTTCGTCTATTAATAATTGAGGAACTTCTATTTTTACAGTTTCAAGTATTTTATTGATTATTTCTTCTATAGTGGGTTTTTTGTCATTTTCTCCGCTTTTTAAAGTTGTTACCTTATTTTTGTAATCTCCCAAAAGTATATCTGGTTTTTCCACAACCGTAGCCTTGAATATTAAGTCTTTGCCTTCTTCAAATTGGGTTATTTCAATTTTAGGACTTATAATAGGGTTTATTTTGTGTTCCTTTAGCGCCGCCGAATAATAGTTTGGAATTAAATGGTTTATCACTTCCCCGTTTAATTTCCCTTTATCCACCTTTTCTTTAACCATATTAATAGGCGCTTTTCCTTCCCTAAAACCCTCCACTTTTGTATGTTTAGAAAAATGTTCCAAAGTGTGTTTAAACGCAGTATCCACCGCGTTTTTTTCCACGGTTATAGTAAGTTCATATGTCTTTTTTGGTAATTTCTCAATACTTGTATTCATATTGTTTTTTTCCTATTCGTATCGCAAAGCGTCTATTGGGTTCTTTTTAGCCGCTTTGTAAGCAGGGTAAGTTCCAAAAATTATACCAACTCCCGCCGAAAACGCAAATGCTAAAAGCACCGACCCGGGTGTTAATGTGGCAGGAATAAAATTTTTTAAAGCTAGAGACCCCAAATATCCCAAAAGGATTCCGTTAAATCCTCCAATAACGCTCAATATTAAAGACTCTGTTAAAAATTGAACTAGGATATTATTTGGGGTTGCCCCCACCGCTTTTCTAAGCCCGATTTCCCGCGTTCTCTCGGTTACCGAAACAAGCATTATATTCATTATTCCTATGCCTCCTACAAGTAAAGATATAGCCGCTATCCCAGCTAAAGCAGTGGTTAATGTAGTTAGGATATTATTTATGGAACTTAAAAGTTCTTCGGCGGTGAAAAGGGTAAAATCATCGCGAGTTAATGTTTTAAGAAAAGCCTTTTCAATATCTTTTTTGGCTTGGTTTATATCCACAGCGGGGTTGGTTTTTATATTTATGCCGGTAATTTTTCGTATGTTGAAAAGAAGTTTGGCGGTAGTAAAAGGAATAGTAATGATTGAATCGTAATCCTGACCTCCAAACCCGCCTCTTTTTTCGTACACGCCTATTACAGTAAATTTTTTATCCTCAATAGTAAATTCTTTGCCTAGCGGGTTTTCGTTTTTAAACAATTTTTCCACCACGGAATTTCCTATTATGGCAGAGCGACTTGCGTTTTGATACTCCGCTTTGGTGAAAAATCTACCAGATAGAACTTTATAATTTAACACTTTAGGGAAATTGTAATCGGTAGCGTAAATTAGGGAATAAAAAGTATTCTTTTTGTAGTTAGCCCTTTTAGAATCGGTGGCTTCTATTGTTGCCGCAATAACTGTTTCGGTTATTCTTTCCACATTTTTAACTTCCGTTTCCGAAAATTTGCTGTTGGTTAAAGCGCGACTAGGGTCGCCTCCCCCTATTTCAACCTTTATTTTTCCGGGAGTTGCCAAAACTAGGTTTGAACCCAATTTTTCAAATTCGCCGGTTACATAGCCTGTTATACCGTTTCCAATTGAGATTAAAAGAATCACCGAGGCAACTCCAATGATCACCCCCAGCATTGTTAAAAAAGAACGGACTTTGTTTGAGCTTACCGATTTTAAGGCAAGTTTTATGGTTTCCAAAAATTTTGGCAAAATGTTCATTACTTTATTATTTTTCCATCCTCAATTCTAATTATTCTTTTGGTTTCTTTAGCCACATCTTCATCGTGGGTAACTA
This region includes:
- a CDS encoding ATP-dependent Clp protease proteolytic subunit, coding for MTNQLVPIVVEKDPRGFERSYDIYSRLLKERIIFLTDVIDMITANTVIAQLLFLQYEDSKKEIKIYINSPGGSAYAGLAVYDTIQHLKCPVSTIAVGMAASAAALILAGGVKGKRYSLGNSVIMIHQPHGGAQGQATDIEISAKEYLRVKDIYIDILAKHCGQKREKVAMDVDRDFFMSPGAAKNYGIIDDIIA
- a CDS encoding ABC transporter permease translates to MNILPKFLETIKLALKSVSSNKVRSFLTMLGVIIGVASVILLISIGNGITGYVTGEFEKLGSNLVLATPGKIKVEIGGGDPSRALTNSKFSETEVKNVERITETVIAATIEATDSKRANYKKNTFYSLIYATDYNFPKVLNYKVLSGRFFTKAEYQNASRSAIIGNSVVEKLFKNENPLGKEFTIEDKKFTVIGVYEKRGGFGGQDYDSIITIPFTTAKLLFNIRKITGINIKTNPAVDINQAKKDIEKAFLKTLTRDDFTLFTAEELLSSINNILTTLTTALAGIAAISLLVGGIGIMNIMLVSVTERTREIGLRKAVGATPNNILVQFLTESLILSVIGGFNGILLGYLGSLALKNFIPATLTPGSVLLAFAFSAGVGIIFGTYPAYKAAKKNPIDALRYE